CAGGAATTTTTGAGCAAAACAAATGGTACCATTTGCAAGAAATAATCCGGGTTGCGGTTTTTGCGGTTTCAATATGGTTTGTTCTCGTTGGCTTAATACCGGAAAATATATCCAAGTTTATTCTTTTTGCTTATGCTGGTGTATCCTACATTTGGCTTTGGTATAATTCAGGCACAGTAAAAAAATTCCAGACAGCTGTCAATAAAACTCCCCAGAATGTATAAAAATCCCTTATTGGCCATTGGATTACTGTTTATTGTAATGCAATTGGTTTCCTGTTCAGGAAAAGTTGAATTGGCTAATGTTGATCTTGAAAATTGGAAAAATGATCGTAATGGTTGTTTAGGTCTAAGGTTAACCGACTTGGAAGATTTCAGGGAAGTCAAAAATGATCTTTTGGGAAAAAACAACCAAGCTTTGATCAAAACTTTTGGCAGACCTGATAAAGTAGAATTGGCTGATAGAAGTCAGACCTTTTTCATTTATTTTTTGGAACCTGGCCCGGAATGTCCAAATCCTGAAAAGACGAAGGACCCTTTAAAAGCCATTTTCCGTTTGAATGCCTACAGTCGTGTAAGTGAAGTCACTATCAGTACCCTCGAGCCTGGGAGATTGAAGTGAAAAAATAGACTTTAGATCCAAGACACAAGATTCAAGACTTGAAAATTAAAACTTTCAATAATTGGGATAATGTAAAAATATATTAGCTCCAATGGCTTTCAAAATATTTTTTTGATTGAAAAAGGATTTCAAAACCCCATTAAGCCTTTATATTACAATTTTTCAATCCGCCACGGCCAAGTTCTTCTAATTTTACAATCTCTTATTCATCATCCATAAAACACAAAGCGGCGGCCCCCAAAGTACCGGCATCATTTCTCAGTGTTGCCTTCGTTAGGTTAAGGTCTTTTACATAATATGGAGTGAGATATTGTCTGACTGTTTTTTCCAAGGATGGCATCATAAATTCCAAACCTGCTGAAATACCTCCGCCAAAATATACATGGGTCACGTCCAATACCCGGACGACAGACACAATTGCTTCTCCCAAAATCCTACCGACTTCTTCAAAGACCATCAAGGACACTTCATTACCTGCTTGCGCTGTATCCACTAGAAGATGCGTTCCGAGTTCTTTGTTTTCAAGTTCTCCTGCCAACCTTGGGTATGCCTGGATAAACCTTTCCATTATTTTGAGTATTCCGTTTCTTCCTATCAATCTTTCGAGTCCTTCATTTCCTCTCGAAAGCATATGTCCCATTTCCATGGCATTGCCCCTGGCACCTTTAAAAATCTCACCATCCAATACAAATGCACTTCCAATCCCAGTACCCATGGTTATGAAAAGGAAATTTTCAGGAGGGTTGTTTTTGCCGTACCTATACTCACCAATAGCTGCGGCGGCGGCATCATTTTCCAAATAAAAAGAAATCCCGGGATACATTTTTTTCAATTCCCCTTTAAGATTGTAGCCATTGAGCCCAGGAATAGCTGGTATTTCCAAAGTAGTGGTCCTGTCTTTTGAAATTAGACCAGGAAGACCAATTCCTACTTTTTTTACCTCAGGATACTTTTTGAGGATGTCTGCCATTCCTTCAGTAAAACGAACATTGAAGCCTTTTGGGTCATCCCTATAAGGGGCAGTATCGATCTTATCAAAAGAAATAATTTCACCCTGTTTGTTTACCAATCCGATTTTCAAGTGGGTACCACCAACATCAACACCCAAAAAATGTTCTTGCTCTTTATCCATCGCTATATCTTCAATAGGTTTAAGCCCCTAAAATAGTAAAGAGATTGGCTTACTTCCTAAAATCTTTTTCAAAGTCTTGAAAAATTTCGAATACTGCCGGACAAACCAAGGTGTTTTGCAGAGTCAAATTCAAAATCCCATGCATGTTCTTTCTATTCGTATGGGGATATTCTTTGCAAGCCTTGGGTCTCTCTTCGTAAACCAGGCAAGTATTGTCATCATTCAAAAAAGGACAGGGCGAACTGTTTAATACAAAATCACCATCCGCATCTCTATGAAGATATTGCTTCACAAATTCCGAGTTTTTCATGGCAAAAACCTTTGCTAATCGATCAATATCGGTTTGTATAAAAATTGGACTGGTGGTTTTGCAGCAATTGGCACATTCCAAACAGTCCATTTTTTTGAATTTTTCTTCATGGGCATCTGAAAAGCTTTGATCAAGAATTTTGGACTTGATTCGTTTGAGTTTGGCAAGCAGTTTCTTATGGTTAATATATTCTGTATTGCTCCGATATTTGAAATTTTCTAAATTCATCTATTTGCTTATGAAAATTTTACTACCGTAAAGTTAAAATTTTACAATTGTATATTTTGTTTATTAAGCATAATAGCTTAAATTAAAGACTCCTATCTCGTCAAGCTATGAAAATGCATCCAAATGAACTCTTCTTTTATTACAATCCGGCGCATAGCGTGGATAAGCAAATGAGAGCCTACGCTCAAACAGTAGCCAAACACATCAATGAAATCA
This window of the Aquiflexum balticum DSM 16537 genome carries:
- a CDS encoding YkgJ family cysteine cluster protein codes for the protein MNLENFKYRSNTEYINHKKLLAKLKRIKSKILDQSFSDAHEEKFKKMDCLECANCCKTTSPIFIQTDIDRLAKVFAMKNSEFVKQYLHRDADGDFVLNSSPCPFLNDDNTCLVYEERPKACKEYPHTNRKNMHGILNLTLQNTLVCPAVFEIFQDFEKDFRK
- a CDS encoding ROK family protein, whose amino-acid sequence is MDKEQEHFLGVDVGGTHLKIGLVNKQGEIISFDKIDTAPYRDDPKGFNVRFTEGMADILKKYPEVKKVGIGLPGLISKDRTTTLEIPAIPGLNGYNLKGELKKMYPGISFYLENDAAAAAIGEYRYGKNNPPENFLFITMGTGIGSAFVLDGEIFKGARGNAMEMGHMLSRGNEGLERLIGRNGILKIMERFIQAYPRLAGELENKELGTHLLVDTAQAGNEVSLMVFEEVGRILGEAIVSVVRVLDVTHVYFGGGISAGLEFMMPSLEKTVRQYLTPYYVKDLNLTKATLRNDAGTLGAAALCFMDDE